One segment of Panthera uncia isolate 11264 chromosome A3 unlocalized genomic scaffold, Puncia_PCG_1.0 HiC_scaffold_12, whole genome shotgun sequence DNA contains the following:
- the ASXL2 gene encoding putative Polycomb group protein ASXL2: protein MREKGRRKKGRTWAEAAKTVLEKYPNTPMSHKEILQVIQREGLKEISGTSPLACLNAMLHTNSRGEEGIFYKVPGRMGVYTLKKDVPDGVKELSEGSEESSDGQSDSQSSENSSSSSDGGSNKEGKKSRWKRKVSSRLSQPSSPQSGCPSPTIPAGKVISPSQKHSKKALKQALKQQQQKKQQQQQCRPSMSISCNQPLSLKTVKAASDSVSARPAMWEGKPSDGQSSSPQNSNSSFSCSVQVENPLLGLGKKSFQRSDRLHTRQMKRTKCAEIDVETPDSILVNTNLRALINKHTFSVLPGDCQQRLLLLLPEVDRQVGPDGLMKLNGSALNNEFFTSAAQGWKERLSEGEFTPEMQVRIRQEIEKEKKVEPWKEQFFESYYGQSSGLSLEDSKKLTASPSDLKVKKTPAEQPKSMLPSEASPASTVPVIPQLESKEEVAQAPSPVRKEEHESQDLVPPNSKPTEPLLSSASNTQELGGTVPIKCPKDDELLEQKPVASVEQESEKENHLTTVSNYNKDESQGALVTSPNKPKSPGVDKPGMKPIVETGPQETSMKELPSALIDHSPESLKRKSCLLQEEAPVSWEKRPRVTENRQHQQPFHVSPQPFLSRADRIQVRKVPPLKIPVSRISPMPFPTSQVSPRARFPVSITSPNRTGARTLADIKAKAQLVKAQRAAAAAAAAAAAAASVGGTIPGPGPGGGQGPGEGGERKPARGGSPDSDRAREPGKGPALELAGTGSRGGTRELLPCVPETQPQSETKTPDQAQPHSVSGAQLQQTPSVPPTPAISGARTSVPSPAHTHAPPPAVGKLSNEKLNPTRATATVASHTHPQGPNDCRQEKAPSAPTDSALLSGASPVRFAADGTVEPRVGSSKNIPDPSASAETTASTSVDMTPSPLTSLLTAATLEKLPVPQVSVTVAPTGSAPSSSTLPVASSLKTPGTSSNMNGPISRPSSSIPANNPLVTQLLQGKDVPMEQILPKPLTKVEMKTVPLTAREEPGVGALTGTNATEISREEVSERQSRPALQPLGKTLQNKQLPQVPRSLQLLTGKDLRDSSIDTHQYQEGLSKATQDQILQTLIQRVRRQNVLPFVQPSQFSFTHSGFQLEDISTSQRFMLGFAGRRTSKPAMAGHYLLNISTYGRGSESFRRTHSVNPEDRFCLSSPTEALKVGYTDCKNATGDSSSGKEEDTDEESTGDEQEPIMVKEEPQASQGSGKCEASSGPHSRETPSTNDCLAKKNVKAETPVHEQTTLSKENYLFPRGQTFDEKTLARDFIQAAQKQIAHAVRGKTMRSSPELFSSSALPLTADSPTHQPLLLPPLQTPKLYGSPTQIGPSYRGMINVSTSSDMDPNSAVPGMPDCSQVSSNVGDVMSFSVTVTTIPASQAMNPSSHGQTIPVQTFPEENSIEDTPSKCYCRLKAMIMCKGCGAFCHDDCIGPSKLCVSCLVVR from the exons TATCGTCTAGACTGTCACAACCATCCTCTCCCCAGTCAGGCTGCCCATCACCTACCATTCCAGCAGGTAAAGTCATTTCTCCATCACAGAAGCACAGCAAGAAGGCACTAAAACAG gcTCTAAAACAGCAACAgcagaagaagcagcagcaacagcaatgCAGGCCAAGCATGTCCATCTCCTGCAACCAGCCTCTCTCCCTGAAGACTGTCAAAGCAGCCAGTGACTCTGTATCTGCCAGGCCTG caaTGTGGGAAGGAAAGCCATCTGATGGCCAGTCAAGCAGCCCTCAGAACTCAAATTCTAGCTTTTCTTGTTCAGTTCAAGTGGAAAATCCCTTGCTAGGCTTGGGGAAGAAGTCATTCCAGAGGTCTGACAGGCTCCACACAA GGCAAATGAAAAGGACTAAATGTGCTGAAATTGATGTTGAGACACCAGACTCCATTCTGGTTAACACAAATCTACGAGCACTGATCAACAAACACACCTTTTCAGTCCTTCCTGGAGATTGCCAGCAGCGACTGCTTTTACTCCTTCCAGAGGTGGATCGTCAG GTTGGTCCAGATGGTCTGATGAAGTTAAATGGCTCAGCCCTTAACAATGAGTTCTTCACTTCAGCAGCCCAAGGCTGGAAGGAACGACTCTCAGAAG GTGAGTTTACACCTGAGATGCAGGTGAGAATTCGACAAGAGattgagaaggagaaaaaagtagaGCCATGGAAAGAACAATTCTTTGAAAGCTACTATGGTCAGAG TTCTGGCCTGAGCCTTGAGGATTCAAAGAAATTAACAGCCTCGCCCAGTGATCTCAAAGTAAAGAAAACCCCAGCAGAGCAACCAAAATCCATGCTTCCTTCAGAGGCCTCACCTGCCAGTACAGTCCCAGTGATTCCCCAGTTAGAGTCTAAAGAAGAAGTGGCACAAGCACCATCCCCAGTAAGGAAGGAAGAGCATGAAAGCCAAGATCTGGTGCCGCCGAACTCGAAGCCCACAGAGCCCCTACTGTCCTCAGCAAGCAATACCCAAGAGCTTGGCGGCACTGTTCCCATCAAGTGCCCTAAGGATGATGAGCTCTTGGAGCAGAAGCCAGTTGCCTCTGTTGAACAGGAGTCTGAGAAAGAGAATCATCTCACTACAGTTTCTAATTACAACAAAGATGAAAGCCAAGGAGCTTTAGTTACGTCCCCAAACAAACCCAAGAGTCCTGGGGTGGATAAGCCAGGAATGAAGCCCATAGTGGAAACAGGTCCACAGGAGACCAGTATGAAAGAACTTCCATCAGCTCTGATCGATCACAGCCCAGAGAGCCTTAAGAGGAAATCTTGTCTCCTCCAAGAAGAGGCCCCTGTGAGCTGGGAGAAAAGGCCGCGTGTCACTGAGAATCGCCAGCACCAGCAGCCATTTCACGTCTCGCCACAGCCCTTTCTCAGTAGAGCAGACAGGATCCAGGTGCGAAAAGTACCGCCTCTCAAG ATCCCTGTCTCCAGAATCTCCCCCATGCCTTTTCCTACATCGCAGGTCTCTCCCAGGGCTCGTTTTCCAGTCTCCATCACTAGTCCTAACAGAACAGGAGCCAGAACTCTTGCAGACATCAAAGCAAAAGCCCAGCTGGTCAAAGCACAGAGGgcagccgccgccgctgccgccgccgctgccgccgccgcctcggTTGGAGGGACCATTCCAGGACCTGGCCCGGGGGGTGGACAAGGTCCAGGAGAGGGTGGTGAAAGGAAGCCTGCTAGAGGAGGGAGTCCAGACTCAGACAGAGCCCGTGAACCCGGAAAGGGCCCCGCACTGGAATTGGCAGGAACTGGAAGCAGGGGAGGTACGAGAGAGCTTTTACCCTGTGTTCCAGAGACTCAGCCCCAGTCTGAGACCAAGACCCCAGACCAGGCTCAGCCTCATAGTGTCTCTGGAGCACAActacagcaaaccccctcagtgCCTCCAACACCTGCCATCAGTGGAGCACGCACAAGTGTCCCATCACCAGCCCACACTCACGCACCCCCACCAGCTGTAGGGAAACTGAGTAATGAAAAACTGAATCCCACCAGGGCAACAGCCACAGTGGCCTCTCATACCCACCCACAAGGGCCCAACGATTGCAGACAGGAGAAAGCGCCTTCTGCTCCGACAGATTCTGCTCTCCTCTCTGGTGCCTCGCCTGTTCGTTTTGCAGCTGACGGCACAGTTGAGCCCAGAGTAGGTTCTAGTAAGAATATACCAGACCCTTCAGCCTCAGCAGAGACAACTGCTAGTACGTCAGTGGATATGACTCCCTCTCCTTTAACATCTTTATTAACagcagccactttagaaaagcTTCCTGTACCCCAGGTCAGTGTGACTGTAGCACCTACCGGATCAGCTCCGTCCTCGAGCACTTTGCCAGTAGCTTCTAGCCTTAAAACTCCAGGAACTTCTTCAAATATGAATGGACCCATTTCAAGGCCAAGCTCTAGTATCCCTGCGAATAATCCTTTGGTCACTCAGCTGCTTCAGGGCAAAGATGTTCCCATGGAGCAAATTCTGCCCAAACCTCTCACCAAAGTTGAAATGAAAACTGTTCCACTGACCGCAAGAGAGGAGCCGGGGGTGGGAGCCCTCACAGGCACCAACGCAACAGAGATCAGCAGAGAGGAAGTTAGTGAGAGGCAGTCTCGCCCAGCTCTACAGCCGCTGGGTAAAACCTTGCAAAATAAGCAGCTCCCCCAGGTTCCAAGATCCCTCCAGCTCTTGACAGGTAAGGATCTGAGGGACTCTAGCATTGACACACACCAATACCAGGAAGGACTAAGTAAAGCCACTCAAGATCAGATCCTTCAGACTCTCATCCAGAGGGTTCGGAGGCAGAATGTTCTCCCGTTTGTGCAGCCCTCCCAGTTCAGCTTCACTCACTCAGGTTTCCAGTTAGAGGATATCTCCACAAGCCAGAGGTTCATGTTGGGTTTTGCTGGCAGAAGGACATCAAAGCCTGCAATGGCAGGTCACTACTTACTTAACATTTCCACCTATGGCCGGGGTTCAGAGAGCTTTAGGAGGACCCATTCTGTAAACCCTGAAGACCGTTTTTGTCTAAGTAGCCCCACTGAGGCCTTGAAAGTGGGATATACAGACTGTAAAAATGCAACAGGAGATAGTAGCAGCGGCAAAGAAGAAGATACTGATGAGGAAAGTACTGGTGATGAGCAAGAACCCATCATGGTGAAGGAGGAGCCCCAGGCTTCCCAGGGTTCTGGCAAGTGTGAAGCAAGTTCAGGACCCCACAGTAGAGAGACCCCATCCACCAATGATTGTTTAGCAAAAAAGAATGTGAAGGCGGAGACACCAGTGCATGAGCAAACCACTTTAAGCAAGGAGAATTACCTGTTCCCTAGAGGCCAAACATTTGATGAAAAAACCCTAGCCCGAGATTTTATTCAGGCAGCACAGAAACAAATAGCTCATGCAGTGAGAGGGAAGACGATGCGTAGCAGCCCTGAGCTTTTCAGTTCTTCTGCTCTCCCTCTGACTGCAGACAGTCCCACCCATCAGCCTCTCCTCCTTCCACCACTGCAAACCCCAAAGCTATATGGAAGCCCCACACAGATTGGGCCAAGCTACAGAGGCATGATCAATGTCTCCACCTCGTCTGACATGGACCCTAACTCTGCTGTACCGGGGATGCCTGACTGTAGCCAAGTATCTAGCAACGTAGGTGATGTCATGTCCTTTTCAGTGACTGTCACCACTATCCCTGCTAGCCAAGCTATGAATCCCAGCAGCCATGGCCAGACCATTCCTGTTCAGACCTTTCCTGAAGAGAACAGCATAGAGGACACACCTTCGAAATGTTACTGCCGATTGAAAGCCATGATCATGTGCAAGGGGTGTGGAGCGTTCTGCCACGATGATTGCATCGGCCCCTCTAAACTTTGTGTCTCCTGCCTTGTCGTTCGGTAA